Proteins encoded within one genomic window of Cyprinus carpio isolate SPL01 chromosome B22, ASM1834038v1, whole genome shotgun sequence:
- the LOC122141540 gene encoding mast cell protease 1A-like — translation MIIISLLLLASLLPHLTFTARVNVGIVDGTEAKPHSRPYMVSVQSNKTHICGGFLISDEFVLTAGHCRNGSQILTVVVGAHDLRNSKNSDRIGVKSYIPHPSYTIHLPWNDIMLLRLQEKVNLNNDVKWISLPKKGEDVEVNTLCSVAGWGQLQTNGPLSSLLMEANVHVMNNSECYKRWGQTYYSVEQMMCTRGNGGSCRGDSGGPFINIKT, via the exons ATGATCATCATCTCTCTGCTCCTGCTGGCCTCTCTGCTGCCACACCTGACCTTCACTG CTCGTGTGAATGTGGGTATAGTGGATGGCACAGAAGCAAAACCCCACTCCAGACCTTACATGGTTTCTGTTCAGTCGAATAAGACACATATCTGTGGTGGATTCCTCATTTCTGATGAGTTTGTGTTGACTGCTGGTCATTGCAGGAACGG ATCTCAGATTCTGACAGTTGTGGTTGGTGCTCATGACTTAAGGAACAGTAAGAATTCAGATCGCATCGGAGTGAAGTCCTACATTCCACATCCAAGCTATACGATTCATCTTCCCTGGAATGACATCATGCTTTTGAGG TTACAGGAAAAAGTCAACCTAAACAACGATGTTAAATGGATATCATTACCAAAGAAAGGTGAAGATGTCGAGGTGAATACTCTCTGTAGTGTTGCGGGCTGGGGACAACTGCAGACTAATGGCCCACTGAGCAGTCTTCTAATGGAGGCAAACGTGCATGTAATGAACAACAGCGAATGTTACAAGAGGTGGGGACAGACTTACTACTCAGTCGAACAGATGATGTGCACACGTGGCAATGGTGGATCCTGCCGT GGGGATTCTGGGGGtccttttattaatataaaaacataa